One genomic segment of Arachis duranensis cultivar V14167 chromosome 4, aradu.V14167.gnm2.J7QH, whole genome shotgun sequence includes these proteins:
- the LOC107484946 gene encoding uncharacterized protein LOC107484946 encodes MVSSIILDSKFWEDCFTTVMLVGPLIKLLRLVDADEKPSLGIVYAGMQRAKINIKTMFRNRKSAYTPYTSILKMRWDKHLKRDLHAAAYFLNPDFFYSEGFVEKANTLRSLLDLFDIETLCDDSVAAMQEIQLYRDRKGSFGRESTLKAIKRLEPGEWWRLHGGSAPNLKKMAIRLLHQTSSSSDCERNWSLFEQIHSKRRNRLEHQRLSDIVYVTYNLRLQSRMHCKKKNYDPIDIQSIDTVDFWVMPDKEDPEFTNGDIEGIENLIYTDNAMSSYPTGY; translated from the exons ATGGttagttcaattatcttggataGTAAGTTTTGGGAGGATTGTTTTACTACTGTTATGCTTGTTGGTCCTCTAATTAAGTTATTGAGGCTTGTTGATGCTGATGAGAAACCTTCTCTGGGTATCGTGTATGCGGGCATGCAAAGAGCCAAAATTAATATCAAGACAATGTTTAGAAATAGGAAATCTGCATACACACCTTATACAAGTATCTTGAAAATGCGGTGGGATAAGCATTTGAAGCGTGACCTCCATGCAGCAGCATACTTTTTGAATCCAGATTTCTTCTATAGTGAGGGGTTTGTTGAGAAGGCAAATACCTTGAGATCTTTGCttgatttatttgatattgaaaCTCTTTGCGATGACTCGGTTGCTGCAATGCAAGAGATACAGTTGTATCGAGATCGAAAAGGAAGTTTTGGAAGGGAAAGTACATTGAAAGCAATTAAGAGACTTGAACCTG GTGAATGGTGGAGGCTACACGGTGGGAGTGCTCCTAACTTGAAAAAAATGGCAAttcgtcttcttcatcaaacatcTTCATCATCCGACTGCGAGAGGAACTGGAGCCTCTTTGAACAAATCCATTCAAAGAGGAGGAACCGATTAGAGCATCAAAGGCTAAGTGACATTGTTTATGTCACTTATAATCTACGCCTTCAATCTAGAATGCAttgcaagaagaagaattaTGATCCAATTGACATTCAAAGCATTGACACAGTAGATTTTTGGGTAATGCCGGATAAAGAAGATCCTGAATTTACTAATGGAGACATTGAAGgcattgaaaatttaatttatacggATAATGCTATGTCTTCATATCCTACAGGTTATTGA